CCGTGATCACGCGAATCCTCCGCTCAAGACTCCACTCGCTGATCCAGATCAAGGCGACCGACACGGCCAGCAGGCCGACTCCCAGCGCCGACCAGAGATATCCGACCTCGACGGGGCCCAAATCGAGCAGCTTGCGGCCGAACACCGGGAACAGGGTCGTGAAGGCGCTCGTGGCGAAGGTGTAGAGCGACGCCGTCAAGGTCAGAAACAAAATGGTCGGCTGCCGGAACAGGGCGAATCGAATCCCCTCCACCAGGTCGGAGAGCGTCGAACGCACGACACCCTGGCTCTGGTCGGTCGCCGCCGGAGGCGCGACTCGGATCCGCAGGAAAAAGAGGGCCGAGACCAGATAGGTGACGGCATTGAGACAGAGCACATCTTGCGAGCTGAGCGCCGCGATGCCGAGGCCGCTCAAGGCGGGCCCCATGATGACGCCGAGACTCGTGGTGCTTTGGAGCAGCGCATTCGCGGCGGTATATTGCGCCGGCGCGACGATGGAGGGAATCGTGGCAGTCAAGGCCGGCCCGAACAAGGCTGTCGCCACGGCATGGAGAAACACAAGCAGGTACAGCCGCTCGACCGTAAAGCTTTCCACCGACATCCAACAGGGGATCAGGCCGATCAGAATGGCACGGCTGACATCGGAAGCGATGAGCAGCGGCTTCTTCGGGAGCCGGTCCACCGCCACGCCGATCAACGGTCCCAGGACGATCGGCGGGATCGTCTGCAACAGGCCGATCACGGTCGTCTTGAGCGGCGACCCGGTCACCGCATAGACGAACCACAGGAGCGCGAGCTTGGAGATGCCGTCGCCGACCTGCGAGACCGTCTGCCCCCACCAGACGTAGGCGAAATCCCGAGAGAGCAGCCAGCGACGGCTGTTCACCGCCGGTTGGGGGACGACCCAGGGACTATCTGCTCTGGCCCATCCGTTCGGCATCAGAACCTGTGTGCTTCGTGACCCATAACCGCATCCGCCAGCTTCTATTCCTTGTCCAAGGAGCCTGTCCGGCATCGACCTTTCTACTGCGGCGAAGGATGCACCGGCATCTACTTCGTTCTCGGCCCCGAAAAATCCTCAACGTATTCCAGCGAATACGCCTCCGGTTTATCGTGGCCTGCGGCCTTGTATCTGCCAGCGCCTGCTTCGCCTCGTCACGAACGGCAATGTCGGGCAGGCTCCTAGTCTTTCTCTTTCGTCTTGGCCGGTTCTTTCTTGGGTTCTTTCACCGGTTCCTTCGGCAATTCTTTCGACGATTCTTTCCCGGATTCTTTCGCCGGCTCCTTCTCCGGCTCCTTCTCTTTGATAATTGTTCCGGCCAAGTGCACCCCGGCCGTGTTGACGGCCTTGACTCCCGGAACCTGCCTGGCGGCCTGAGCCGCTTCAAGGGCAATCACCTGGAATCGGGTTTCCCCCTTGAGCGAGACGATGCCGTTTTGGCAGGTCACCTCGAATCCCGAGGTCTTCAAGGTTTCGCTGCGCGCGAACCGGTCCTTGACGTACTGCGTGATCAGTTCGTCGGCGTGCTTGGCCAGGGCAGCCTTGACATCGGGCGTCGCCACCAGCTTGTTCACCACTTCCTTAATGGAAGGGACTGTCTGGACGACCTCCGTCGCGGCAAGCTGTTCCTCCGCGCTCGCGACCTTGCCAGAGAGCACCGCCCTCGCGCCGTCGATTTCCACCTCAATCTCATAGGGAAACAACCGCGGATCGGCCATCAAGGCCAGCTTGGCGGTCAGAATGACCGACCCCAGCGCCTTCTTCGCCGGCTCCTCTGGCGGCTCCGGCGGAGGCGGCGCGGCTGGCGCCGATCCCTCTCCCGACGCCGGGTGCTTTTCCGCCGAGCCGGAAGAGGCCTTCCCCTCACTCTCCTTCTGACTGTCCTTTTCTTTGTGGCTGTCCTTCTCTTTCTGACTTTCCTTTTGATGCGAGGCAGCCGGCGGTTCCTTGGAAGCGGCGCCGGCCGGCCCCTGATCGGCCGCCAGAGATCCTGACGGACTTCCCGCGATCAACAGGGTCAGGAGCGCCGCTGCGACTCGGATAGAAAACCTCGCGCCAGTGACATGACTCTGTGGCGGCGCATTATCGTCCAAACTTGGCTTGGGGCTCATCTTCTCTCTCCCTCGGCGCGGAGTCCAGCAGAAGCGCACATGATGATAACGGGATCGTCTCGATGAAGATGCTCTCTCCTGAGCGCAATGACCCAATTGTGCGGGATGGTCTCTCTTACCACAGATGACGTATTGAAACCTACCCTCGCCCCGCCATGACGAGGAAGCGAATCTGGCGGACCAGCGGCACCGGGCGGACCAGTCCGCCGGTGCCGATTGGCCATATGCGTATCTTCAACTAATGTGACTGTATGAACTAGAGATGGCAGCCTTCGGCGTGCCCGTCAACAATAAGACCGCGCCGGACGGCCTGCCGAAGGACAGGCCCGCGGAGGGGCAGTTTTGTGATCCCCATCGAAGTCTCACGGCGCTCGCGGCGGAAGATCCGATCCTGTTCCGCCGGAATGCCACAGGCGCGGCCTCGACGGGTTCCGCACGAGCGGGAGCGGGGGGCCGAACCCCCCTGCTCCCTGGAGATTCAACGGATTGAGCAACACACCCTCTCTCATGAATGGCGGGCCGGCCGTGAGGACGCGCGCCGGCCGCCCGTCCTCGTCATTCGACCCTTGGCGGCTCGCCGCCCGCGACTCATGCCGCGATTCAGTGAACCGGCATTCCGCGCGGCCTCCGCCTGCGGCCCCATGGAACCGAAGACCAATTCCAATCCCCACTGCTTGAGCGTCCCTTCATCCCGGGCTTCGACATCCTGAATCTTGAGCATCCAAGTCCCCTTGAGACTCCTGCCTTTCCACGGCGCGAGCGCGGCGGTATCCAGCATGTCGTAGGTCCGTTTGATGTTCTGCGCCGCGCCTCCCTTCCGATCATGCAGAACGGCTTTGGCCGGGGTCAGACCCGCCGGAGGCATGAGCGTGACAACCAGATCCCCGATATACGTATGGGCCAGATCGAGGTGCACGATCAGATTTTCGACCGGAGTGGCGTCATTCACGTCCAGCGAGACCGTGATGGTTTGGAGATCCGGCACCGGCTCGTTGAACGTCCGGCTGATGAGCACGCGGTTCTGCTCCGACGGCTTGGCGAGTTTCACGGCGGTTTCGGCGTTGAGCCGACCATAGCCGTAGAAGCGGCTCCATCCTTCCGCCGTGTACTGGCCGCCCTGCGGATCGATCTTGTCACAGGATTGCTTGAGAATCTCCCGCACCTCCTGCCATTTGAGATCGGGATTGACGGACAGCACCAGCGCGGCCACTCCCGCCGCGCCCGGACAGGAGCTGGACGTTCCGCCAAAACTGTTCGTGTAGTTGCCACGGAGGTCGCCGTCGGCGGGTTTGCCCGGATTATAGCCCGGAGATCCCGCACGGTCTGTCGTCCAAATGCCCGTGGTGAGCGGCGCCGGATGCTGAAACGGCGCGTGGCCCATGTCGCTGCTCGGGAACGAGCACCAGATGGCCTTTCCGAAATCGCTGTATACGCTGCGCTTGCCCCGGTCGTTGCAGGCGGCAACCGCGACGACGCGCTCGTAACTGGCATACCCGTCGTTGTCCACGCTCTCGTTTCCGTTCCCGGCTGCAAACAGGACAAGACAACCCTTGCCGCTTCGCCCCTTGGTCGTCGCATAGTCAATCGCCAACTTGGTGCTGGCCGGGAGCGGAACTTTCTGATGGTGTCCGGGATCGTCCGGCTTCCACCACCGCCCATCGGTCGGGCCCCAACTGCACGAAATGACATCGGCGCCGTGATTGGCCGCCCACTCGAACGCCTCGGCCTCCTGCTGGGAGCCCAGCGCCGAGTTCAGACGGATGGGAATCAGCTTGGCCTTCGGAGCCACCCCGGAGGCGCGCTCAACCCCGGCCGCGCAGGCCACTCCCGCGCAGGCGGTCCCGTGATTTTCTTCGAACACCACATCCTTCGGCCTGGGATCTCCGTTGCCGACCGTGGCGTCGCGCGGGGCAAGGACCTTTCCCGAGCCGGCGAATTCCGGATGATCGATGTCCACCCCGTCGTCGATGATCGCGATGACGGCCCCCTCCCCCATGGTGATCTGATGGGCCGCCTCGACGTTGGCGCTCGCCGAGACCTGGGTGCCGTTGACCGTGGTGGTCTTGAGATGCCATTGCTCGGCGGCAATCGTCCGCCGGCCTTTTGGCCGGACGAGCTCCGGATGACAATACTCCACCTCCTTGCGATTCAAGAGCGAGGCGGCCAGATCAAAGACCTGGGTCCCTGTGCCTTCCGGCGCGCCGACGAAGAAGGCGTTGGCGGCGTAGGTCAGCTCTTTCTTGATGGTGAGACCGGCTTCCCGGATCACGTCCCGACAGTCCTCCGGGTCCATATCATCGACAAACTTAATGAACAGGTTTTCCGTGTACAGCACCGGCTCCCCGGATTTCTCATCCACCATGACGCCTCCGGCAAACCGCACGTCGGAGGCTGCGCGGATCGCTTCCTTTCGACTCTCCAAGGACCTTCGCCCCGGTCCAGGGGGAACTCGATAGACTTCGACGCCGGCTTCCGGAATCGTAAAGATAAGATGTCCGTCCGCCACTTCCCCTGAGGCGGGAGTTGGAACGGCTCCGGACCTGATGGATCGGGTCGAGCGTGTTCGGACCGCGATCAGATCGTCGCTCTTGCGGAGCACGATGGGGGGTTCTGTCTTTCTGCCAAGTCGCACCTGTGTGAGGTCAGGCATGGCGGTCCTCCTTTGCTCGTGTGTGGAAGATCATGGATCGTTCGATGATCAAGCCGCGCGCAACGTCTCAGATTCGAATGTCTTCCCAGGATCGGATCTCGGCCCGCATCGCCCGCCTGGTTCGCCCCTCCTCGGTGGTGAAGCCGTCATAGTGCTTCAACGGTCCAAAGTCCAGGTTCGTCAGATATTCGATCTGGCCGATGCTGACCTGATAGGTCTTGTATCGGCCGAAGCCGAAGACCCGTAACTGCTCAAGCAACTCCGATTGGCTGATCATATAGGCCGTGGCCGACTTCCGTCCGTCGGAGATGACCGCGATCACCTTCCAATATTCCCGCGGCAGGCGCACGCCGCGATATTCCGGATCGTCGTCGCGCAAGATCGGCCCGGTAAACACGGTGACCTTCAACTTGTGCGCGCGGCTGTTCTGCAAGATATAGTCTTCAAGTCCCAGCCAGGTTTTTTGATTGAACTTTTCATGCTGCGGAGAGCAATTGGTGAAGTGAAAGGTGTCCTCGTTCGCGACGGCCGCCTCATGCGTCTGGCCCCACACCGGATCTTCGCGCCGCACCAAATGCCCGCGATCCAATTCGTTCCTCGCATAGAGGTCTTCCCCGATCTGATACTCCCGGTCCATCCGCGGATCGAGGCTCCAGCGGTCCTGGCCGCGTTTGATTTTTTGAGAACGCCGGCCGTCGATGTTGCAGGCGACATAGAGGGCGAGCCGTCGAGACTTCGACATGACGACGGAAAAGTGTTCGTACTTGAGTTCCGTTCCGCATCCGTTCAGCAGCGGGGCGACATCGCAGGCCCGGACCCCGGTCGGTGTCGGGTGGGGCACCGCGAACCCATGAAGAAATTGCGCGGAGTATCCCGTTCGCCCGGCATAGTCGCGGACGGTCCTTACGATGGGAGCCCGATCGGCCTCCTCCATGTCGCGGAGAATGGCTCGGGCCTGCTCGGCCAGTTCGCCCAGCGTTTTCATCTGCTCAAGCTCGGTTGGATGGGTTGCGATCATGGCTCCTTCCTTTCTCGACACACCCCTGCGCAATTGCAGGCACGAACAACATTGAGGGCCGGCAGGGACAAGTTCGGATATCCTCACGCGCAGGGCGCCGCGCCGGGGACCGCCGATGAGGATAAACCTGCAAACTGCCCGCCACAATAGTGAAGCCCGAAAACTCCGCAAAAAACATAGAGAGAACAGCCCGGTTCTTGAGAAAGGCGGCGTATCTCTTCCGATACCCTTCCCGTATCCATCTCGATACAGACCCGCGTCTGTGCACGTTGCCACAGCCGCCGCCTCCGGCTATAGTCACCGACCATCCGCCCCATCAATGACGCAGACCGCCGCCTCGACCCCATCTCCTCTTCTGTCTCTGCTGCGCCGGCTGGTCTCCATCGAGCACCAGGAAGTCAGGGCTCTGCTCTTGTCGTTTCTCTATTTCTTCGCGCTGCTCGCTTCCTATTACGTGCTCCGGCCGATTCGCGATGAGATGGGGGTCCAGTCCGGCATGCGGACCTTGCCATGGATGTTCTCGGCCGTGTTTGTTTCGATGCTCGCGCTGGTACCCCTCTTTGGCTGGCTGGCCGGCCGGCTACCGGTCCGCCGGCTCATTCCCACGGTTTATCTGTTTTTCGCCTCCAACCTGTTGTTGTTCTATCTCGCGCTCACGACCGGCGCCCCCCGCTCGGTCGTGGCGCCCGTGTTTTTCGTTTGGGTCAGCGTGTTCAATCTGTTTGTCGTCTCCGTGTTTTGGAGCGTGATGGCGGATCTCTACTCCACGGAAGCGGCCCGCCGCCTCTTTGGTTTCATTGCGGCCGGCGGCAGCGCCGGGGCCGTGTCCGGTCCCCTCTTCACAGCACTGGCAGTGCCGATGATCGGAATTGCCCCCTTGCTTCTGGTTTCGATCTCGTTGCTGCTGGCGTCCCTGGCCTGTTTCTTCGCCTTGACTGGGGCCGTCCCTGCGCATCAAGCCAATCAGAAGGGGCTTCAGGACCGCCATCGTTTGGAGCTGACATCCAGCACCCCGCCCGGCCTTTTGGTCGGCATCACCAAAATACTCCAGTCTCGTTATCTTCTTTTGATCTGCCTGTATCTGGGCTGCTATTCGGTCCTCTCCACGTTGCTCTACAGCCAACAGATGGTTCTCGTGCCCCAAGTGCTGGGCAATCCCGAAGAGCGCACCCGGCTGTTTGCCCTGGTCGACTTTGCCGTGAACGGCCTGACCGTCTGCGCCCAGGTGCTCTTGACCGGCCGGCTCCTGACGGGGCTGGGGGTCACGGCGCTGCTCGCGGCGGTGCCGGCCTTCAACCTGATCGGGTTCGGGCTCTTCAGCGTCGCGCCGATCCTGCCGGTACTGGTGGCCTTCGGCATCCTGCGGCGATCCGGTGAATTTGCCATTACGAAACCGACCCGCGAAACTCTCTTCACGGTCGTCGCGAAGGAAGAAAAGTACCAGTCCAAGAACGTCATCGACACGGTGGTGCACCGAGGCGGAGACATGGCCAGCAGTTGGGTGGCGACAACGCTGCAGGCAGCCGGCTTTTCCATTTCCGAGATGGCGCTCGCGGCCGTGCCGATTGCGGGGCTGTGGCTGGTGAACGGCCTCTATCTCGGACGAAAGCACGAGGAGCTTCGGCGGTCTTCCGGCCACGAGTGATCGCCGACTCCTTGCGTCGGAACATTGTCTCTCTCCCATGAGAGACCGGCGGCTCCCCTTCATCGTGACGGTCATACATTCGATGCGGCTTGCCGCGACAGCCCCAAGATTCGTATCCTTGCTTCTCCCTCGTCGATAAGGAGCGCCCGATGCCGAGACCTCGCACAAGACGAACGCCTCGCCGCTCACCCGGCACCGGTTCGCTCGCGACCGATGCTCCTGATACTTTCACCTGTCGCGACCATCGATTGGTCGGCCCGGCGGTGACCTATCGAGAGACTCCCAACCACGGCGGTCCGATCACGCCGCGCTACCTTGTCTTTCACTACACGGCCGGACACAGCGCCAAGGACTCTTGCGATTGGCTGTGCAATCCCGTTGCGCAGGCTTCGGCCCATCTGGTGGTGGGCCGGGACGGCACGATCACGCAACTGGCGCCGTTCAACATCAAGACCTGGCATGCGGGCACCAGCCATTGGGAAGGCCTCACCGGACTCAACGAATATGCCATCGGCATCGAAATGGATAATGCGGGCCGGCTGACTCGCACGGGAGACAGGCTCACGGCCTGGTTCGGCGAAACCTATCCGGCCTCCCAAGCCGTTCAGGCCAAGCATAAGCTCGATCAGGAACCGGCCTGGTGGCATACCTACACGCAGAAGCAGATTGAGACCGCGCTGAAACTCGCTTTCCTGCTCGTCAAGGAATATGGGCTGACGGACGTGCTCGGCCACGAGGACATCGCGCCCGAGCGCAAGCGCGATCCGGGACCGGCCTTTCCGTTGGAGTCGATCCGGTCGCGGGCCCTGGGCCGAAAGGGTGAACAAGACGAACGGTGCCGCGTCACGGCCGATTCGCTGAACATCCGCAAGGGACCGGGCGCCGAATATGACCTGGCCGCGCCTGCCCTGCGCAAAGGCACCCTGCTCCTCATCTTGGAAAAGGGCGCACGCTGGACGAAAGTCGAGGTGGACGGCCAGGGCGACCTTGAGGGCTGGGTCTCGAACAAGTACATTGAGCCGGTCGCAACTCACCCCTCCTGAAGCCACGAAGAGGAGGCCGACGCCGCATGAACCGACCACGCCTGTTTCTCTCGGCGGTCAGCGAGGAATTGCGAACCGCTCGCAAAGACGTGGCCGCCACGGTCCGCACACTCGGATTCGACCCAGTCTCCCAAGATGATTTTCCCACCGGCCAGGGCGAACTCGGCCAGTGGCTGCGCCGGCAGCTCGATTCTTGCGAGGGGGTGATCCAGCTTGTCGGCCGGGGGTACGGAGCCGAGCCGCCGACGGTCGATCCAGCATACGGCCGTCTCTCCTACACCCAGTTCGAGTTGTTGTATGCGCACATAGACTCCTACCGATAACGCCGCGCCATGCCCGTTGCCTTTATCCGCTTTCTCCTTGAGGCCAGTTCCATCTGGCCTTGGGGGTAATGTGAATGGCTCTACAAGATGTTGCTTGGCAACACCGGTAACATTTGAGACGACTCAATACGAGTCATTGCTACGCTCAGTGCACACACGCTATATTAACTTCGCACAGCAAGAGCCGCGCTGTCTCCATCACCATACTCCCATGACGACGCGCTCTGGGAGTTTGTCGACCATCGCAACCCCGGCCACTCCACAGCCGCCCACCAAGATCTGAGTTATGTATGACTGAAGATCCCATCGTCGCAATTGTAGGAAACGTGAAAACTTCCCTTGACGCACCTGCAGCCGCCGAGGCGCTCGGACGGGAACTTGCCAAGGCCGGGCTTCGCATCCTTGTTTACTCCAGTGGCGCCGACTTTCTGGAAGGCCGCATCGTAAAGGGGTATGTCGCAAGCCGCTTGGCTAAACCTCGCTCGATTCAGGTCCGTTATCCCTTGCACGGAGAAAAGCCCGAGTTCCCCGAGCAGCAAACCAATGGCGAGGTGTTCGACTGGCGGCCCGATCACAGCCAGAATTGGGAAATGTCGTTTTACCAGTCGTTGAATGAGGCAAACGGTATTCTGCTGATGGGGGGCGGCGATTCCACGATGATTGCCGGCGTGGTTGCTATGGGCCACGGAATCGCCATGCTTCCACTGGCGGCGTTCGGCGGCGCCGCCTCGAAGGTTTGGGAGTCCCTGCGGCCAGGGCGAGACCTGCCCAGCGCTGATGAGATTTCGTTGATGGCGCGTCCTGGGTGGTCGGATGATCATGCGGCTGAGTGCGTCAGAGTGATCAAAGACCAGCTCGCCCGCAAAGCCGAATTGGTCAGGCAGCGCCGTATCGAAGAACGCCGAAAGGAGGTTTCCGTCAGCTTGCATGCATTCTTTGCCCTGTTAGTCTTCGTCGTTGCCGTGGCTGCAGTCCCCGTCGCGTTGGCGTGGACCGACATCCCTCAATCTCTGTTGGTTTCTCTTTTGTTCTTCTCGCCACTGTTGGCCGGAGTTGCAGGTTCCACCATCCGCCTCGTGTTTGACGCCAGTCAGGGTTCCACGCCTGTAACCACGCAAACCACACTTACGACCGTGGCCATGGGGCTGATCGCGGGCGGAGTCGCGGGGCTGCTGTTCATCACGGCCCAGATCACCACCGCGCCTGCGACAGGTGGGCCAAATATCGTCTCGCCGGAGCAAGCCAAAAAGCTCGTGCTCTTCGGAGTGCTCATTGGATTCGTCGCTGGATTGACCCTGGATGCGGTGTTCCGTAAGCTCATCTCCACTGATGTCGTCAATGTGAGCGCCATAGAAGCGAGGAAAGGCCCCTGATTCCGTGGCAGGCCCGAGCAGATTCGCGGTTTACTTCAGCCACAGTTGGCGTCCGCGCGATGTTGAGCTGAACCTCCAGGTGTGGGAAGAGCTGGTCGCCGACTGTACGCTGCTGGTGGACGTTCCAGAGGAACCCGGAGCCGATCCCCCCTACTACATCAATCGAATCGAGGAACTCCTCCGGCGAACCGATCTGTTTGTCAGCATTCTGACCTACCGCGATCCCCGTGAGGCCGCACCGGTGGCCGGCGGCGCGGACTTACGCTGCTCGCCCTACAGCCTGTTTGAGATTCGGCTCGCCGAACGAGCGGATACCCCGCGACTCGTCCTGTACGAACGAGGCACGCGCTTCTGGCCTCCGGAGACGATTCGACCCTGGGAAGGGTACATCGAATTCGTTTGCGGAACCAAGGAACGCCGCATCGAATCGCAACAATGGACGACCGTCATCCAGGCGAAGATCCGGCAGTGGAAAGCCTGGGCGGCGAACCACCGCCGGCCGGTGAGCTACGAGCGGTCCAGAAGCGCTGCCATCCTGGTGGGCGCCTCGCTCTATGAGGGAGTCGGCGAGGCGCTCCAAGGCAGCTTGCGGGCTGGCGGGTACAAGCCCGTCCGTTGCAACCCCGAACGGCAAAGCAGCGGTGAGGTCTTTCGGCTGCTTCACGAAGCCGGGCTGGTCCTGGCCGAATTTGGGACGCGCGATTCCCGATTAGAGCAGGTGTATGCCGCCGCGCACGGTTTGGGATTGCCCGCGATTCGCATGCTGTCCGCGGCATCCGAGCCAGACGGACTGCCGTGGATTCTGAAAGGAGATCCGGGCGGGTTTGAGAACGATATTGTGAGGTGGAGCAAACCAGAGGATGTTCTAGATTTGGTCGCTCCTCGTATCGCCGCCATGGATCGCCTTAGCGAGGCACTCAGTGACGTCGACGGGCTCGACTACCTTCAGTCGAAGCGCTACGCGCGGTTTTTCGTGTTTATCAGTCACACGCTGAAAGGCTCCGACCGTGTACTCGTGGAGCAGATCTACACGCTTCTCAAGGCAAAGCACGTGATTCCCTTTGAGTACCATCAGGTCAACGCCGCCGGTATCGATTGGAAAGTAGCTTTGGATGAGTCACTCAAGAAGACCACGCATTTCGTAGCCCTGCTCGACTCCACCTACGAGCAGTCACCAACGTGCGAGTATGAACTCCGCGAGATTCTGAAGCGGAGAAACGAGGTGACGATCCTGCCCTTCATGATCGCCGGCAGGGACAAGCCGAACCCGGACCTGACGGATATGCACAATGAACTGCTCTCAAGTCAGGATCCCTCCGCAAACGCTGGAATTGTGGTTCGGCAGGTCATGGGCGCACTTGACGCCACTCTCAGCCGGTCCAAACAGATGTGAGCCGTAGAGCCCAGACGCCGCGCGGCGTCGGCGGTCCCGGCGGCGCTGCCGATATGATCGAACAGGCCAAGGCACGAGGCGCCAAAACCATCATCATCGATACGAAAGACGCGTTCGGTCTCTGACATCAGAGAGTCGGCCAGGCTGTCGCCAAATAGAAGCTTCGCGCGGAACATTTTCAGGGATTTGCGTAGAAGGACGGCGGCCATGGTCATGGGCAGGCCGCCTAACACCTTCTCTGACCCGAATTCACCGCAACAGACTTTCGCGCCGTTATGCGCTGTAGACAGCAAGGCAGCATCATTCAGAGGATGGTTGACACATGGATGCGTTCATTAGCCATGCCTCGAAAGAAGCCGGGGTGGTCGCCCAGATCGAAGAACTTCTAGAGGCGGACGGCCTCAAGGTCTGGTTGGACCGTTCAGAGATCCGTCTGGGAGTTTTGTTACGGAAGGAACTGCAAAATGCGATCAGGAACAGCCGCATTCTGATCCTTCTCTGGTCGAAGGCCGCGGCAAGGTCCCGATGGGTTGCTGCCGAAGTGCTGACCGCCTTTCATCTGAACCGGTTCATTGTCGCCTGCGTGCGCGATCACACACCGTTACCCTATTTCCTCCAGAACACCATTTACTTGAATCTGCAACGCCGAAACACCGCTTCGATTGAACAGCTCCGTCGGGCCGTTCGCACGTCTCCGGATGCGGCAAACGAGGTTCCGACCGTGATGAGCAGTCCAAGCTGGGAACTCCAGCAGACTATACAGCACATCGTTGAGGGGCAAAGCGCCGTCACTGATTGCTTGGGGAAGAGGGATCTTCAGACAGCCAAGAAGAAGTATCAACTGATCGATGGCGTCACGTCTGACGCTAAAAAAACGTGGCCGCTGGAACCAATGGTGCTCAACCTGGCGGGGTATCACCGCAAGAATGCGTATATGCTAAAGCATTGGGCGGCGATCCAGGCTGGCCGTCCGCCCAAAGACCGATTGCTGGCGCAGGCAGAACGTCTGTTCTTCGAGGCCCTCTTTGGCAACCCAAATGATTATTCCGCATTAAACGGTCTGGGCAGCATCCTGATCTTTGAACGCGATCTAGAGGCGGCAGAGTTCTTCATCCGGCGGGCCATTGCCTTAGCCAAACAAGATGGGATCCACTATGCCGCAGCCAAACATGATCTGGCTATGATTCTTGCGTTCAAACGAACGCTGACGCCGACAAAGCCCGTTTCATCAGTTTAGTCATCGCCGCTTGAATTCTGCCAACCAGACAGCTTTGTTCCAGAGACGCAGGGTAGCTCAATGTCCCCTGGCCACCAGGCCCCGTTCCCTGGCATATCGGGCGGCTTCCCGGCGATCCTGCAATTGAAGCTTGTCGAGGATATTGTG
The DNA window shown above is from Nitrospira tepida and carries:
- a CDS encoding S8 family serine peptidase codes for the protein MPDLTQVRLGRKTEPPIVLRKSDDLIAVRTRSTRSIRSGAVPTPASGEVADGHLIFTIPEAGVEVYRVPPGPGRRSLESRKEAIRAASDVRFAGGVMVDEKSGEPVLYTENLFIKFVDDMDPEDCRDVIREAGLTIKKELTYAANAFFVGAPEGTGTQVFDLAASLLNRKEVEYCHPELVRPKGRRTIAAEQWHLKTTTVNGTQVSASANVEAAHQITMGEGAVIAIIDDGVDIDHPEFAGSGKVLAPRDATVGNGDPRPKDVVFEENHGTACAGVACAAGVERASGVAPKAKLIPIRLNSALGSQQEAEAFEWAANHGADVISCSWGPTDGRWWKPDDPGHHQKVPLPASTKLAIDYATTKGRSGKGCLVLFAAGNGNESVDNDGYASYERVVAVAACNDRGKRSVYSDFGKAIWCSFPSSDMGHAPFQHPAPLTTGIWTTDRAGSPGYNPGKPADGDLRGNYTNSFGGTSSSCPGAAGVAALVLSVNPDLKWQEVREILKQSCDKIDPQGGQYTAEGWSRFYGYGRLNAETAVKLAKPSEQNRVLISRTFNEPVPDLQTITVSLDVNDATPVENLIVHLDLAHTYIGDLVVTLMPPAGLTPAKAVLHDRKGGAAQNIKRTYDMLDTAALAPWKGRSLKGTWMLKIQDVEARDEGTLKQWGLELVFGSMGPQAEAARNAGSLNRGMSRGRRAAKGRMTRTGGRRASSRPARHS
- a CDS encoding DUF4062 domain-containing protein — translated: MNRPRLFLSAVSEELRTARKDVAATVRTLGFDPVSQDDFPTGQGELGQWLRRQLDSCEGVIQLVGRGYGAEPPTVDPAYGRLSYTQFELLYAHIDSYR
- a CDS encoding NTP/NDP exchange transporter, whose translation is MTQTAASTPSPLLSLLRRLVSIEHQEVRALLLSFLYFFALLASYYVLRPIRDEMGVQSGMRTLPWMFSAVFVSMLALVPLFGWLAGRLPVRRLIPTVYLFFASNLLLFYLALTTGAPRSVVAPVFFVWVSVFNLFVVSVFWSVMADLYSTEAARRLFGFIAAGGSAGAVSGPLFTALAVPMIGIAPLLLVSISLLLASLACFFALTGAVPAHQANQKGLQDRHRLELTSSTPPGLLVGITKILQSRYLLLICLYLGCYSVLSTLLYSQQMVLVPQVLGNPEERTRLFALVDFAVNGLTVCAQVLLTGRLLTGLGVTALLAAVPAFNLIGFGLFSVAPILPVLVAFGILRRSGEFAITKPTRETLFTVVAKEEKYQSKNVIDTVVHRGGDMASSWVATTLQAAGFSISEMALAAVPIAGLWLVNGLYLGRKHEELRRSSGHE
- a CDS encoding BON domain-containing protein; its protein translation is MSPKPSLDDNAPPQSHVTGARFSIRVAAALLTLLIAGSPSGSLAADQGPAGAASKEPPAASHQKESQKEKDSHKEKDSQKESEGKASSGSAEKHPASGEGSAPAAPPPPEPPEEPAKKALGSVILTAKLALMADPRLFPYEIEVEIDGARAVLSGKVASAEEQLAATEVVQTVPSIKEVVNKLVATPDVKAALAKHADELITQYVKDRFARSETLKTSGFEVTCQNGIVSLKGETRFQVIALEAAQAARQVPGVKAVNTAGVHLAGTIIKEKEPEKEPAKESGKESSKELPKEPVKEPKKEPAKTKEKD
- a CDS encoding MFS transporter; the encoded protein is MPNGWARADSPWVVPQPAVNSRRWLLSRDFAYVWWGQTVSQVGDGISKLALLWFVYAVTGSPLKTTVIGLLQTIPPIVLGPLIGVAVDRLPKKPLLIASDVSRAILIGLIPCWMSVESFTVERLYLLVFLHAVATALFGPALTATIPSIVAPAQYTAANALLQSTTSLGVIMGPALSGLGIAALSSQDVLCLNAVTYLVSALFFLRIRVAPPAATDQSQGVVRSTLSDLVEGIRFALFRQPTILFLTLTASLYTFATSAFTTLFPVFGRKLLDLGPVEVGYLWSALGVGLLAVSVALIWISEWSLERRIRVITAASAISGGCLLMLVWASNSYVAGALMCVIGGGLGTLTPIAWGVLQELSPPFMVGRALAVYSTGAMTAAIGGLTFFGWVTGEFGEPISLAGIGLVLFATAVVAATFSRWVRSDVAART
- a CDS encoding N-acetylmuramoyl-L-alanine amidase, encoding MPRPRTRRTPRRSPGTGSLATDAPDTFTCRDHRLVGPAVTYRETPNHGGPITPRYLVFHYTAGHSAKDSCDWLCNPVAQASAHLVVGRDGTITQLAPFNIKTWHAGTSHWEGLTGLNEYAIGIEMDNAGRLTRTGDRLTAWFGETYPASQAVQAKHKLDQEPAWWHTYTQKQIETALKLAFLLVKEYGLTDVLGHEDIAPERKRDPGPAFPLESIRSRALGRKGEQDERCRVTADSLNIRKGPGAEYDLAAPALRKGTLLLILEKGARWTKVEVDGQGDLEGWVSNKYIEPVATHPS
- a CDS encoding DNA/RNA non-specific endonuclease, producing MIATHPTELEQMKTLGELAEQARAILRDMEEADRAPIVRTVRDYAGRTGYSAQFLHGFAVPHPTPTGVRACDVAPLLNGCGTELKYEHFSVVMSKSRRLALYVACNIDGRRSQKIKRGQDRWSLDPRMDREYQIGEDLYARNELDRGHLVRREDPVWGQTHEAAVANEDTFHFTNCSPQHEKFNQKTWLGLEDYILQNSRAHKLKVTVFTGPILRDDDPEYRGVRLPREYWKVIAVISDGRKSATAYMISQSELLEQLRVFGFGRYKTYQVSIGQIEYLTNLDFGPLKHYDGFTTEEGRTRRAMRAEIRSWEDIRI